The stretch of DNA AACAGGTTTCTATCAAGGTGGGCAAGGGTATTATTAAGGGGGTGATcgcagtgtgtgtgtgtgtgttttttttttttttttaatagtttattattaaaaattattttaaaatgccaaacTTACCGTCCACGTAAACAAGTAACCTGAAAAAACGCATGGTAAGTTGGTAACCTGCTATccggtgaaattgcatacatttggagtgttcagttgCCTAATTGCACTTATTTTTGGTTCAgtgcctaattgcactttcaagttacgtccagtggccaatttgaaccttattctttttcttttttttttgtttgctctATAGTTATAGTAGATGGTTAACAAAATTATGAGCTAAAACAATAGCGTTCAGACTGAAGCTGACCGGGTGGTGACATCCCGAGCTTTCCAATTACATTGCAAAATGAATCTCCCTCACCCAAATGTCCTCACATACTTGGTATTGCCATTGACGAAGGATGATTTGGGGTTGAGTTGAAGGAGATGAAAACAAGAGAGGATGAATGAGATTGTGCAATCCACGGTTGAAGAgatgaaaattgaagaaaaaaaactagcgcaataaaccaaaaaaaaaatttaaaaatttgaaaaaataaaaatgtccttgCCTAAAATAAGATTtcaccttaaaaagaaaaagtcatCGGAATGAGTAAAAGTatccaaaatatgataatattggttgttaaataaaaaaaaattgtcctaggactaaaattgaaattgcCACAAAAAAATAAGGGACATCCgctagaattaactcattaggaaaaaaaaattaaagagataAAAATACCCTTATCTAAAATAGATTTCACCGAAAAATTCATtgaaaggactaaaaatgtccAAAATACGATAGTCTAGGGTGTTAAATAACAAAAACGATAGGCTGAAACtattatttattgtattatttaaataatgcttagggtataatttaaataatctaTTGTTTTATTGTACACTTAAAATTTGGGACATGTGTAAAAAGAGTCTGGTGCAAAGAATCTCCATCCCCAAAAATTCACACAAGGACGAAGATGTGGGCATTTCTCCATCCCCATTAGGGAATGGGGCAATGTTGAGGAATGGGGGATGATTTCAAGGCATGGGCAAGGACGACGATCCTATTCCTTGTCTCTGCCCCGCCCTACCTCGTTGTCATCCTAAACTATTGTTTGTCTACACTTTCCTCGAGAACCTCTCATTTAccccttttttttatttatctttGATTTTACCATTATCCTATCCCCCGCTCGTTCCCCACCTCGCTACCATCCCAAATTGTTGTTTGTCAACGCTTCCTATGTTCGAGAACATCTCATTTATCTGTTATTTGTTTATCtatgattttatgattttacaACAATACAATTGATGAGGACAACCATTGATTACATTTCTACTTTAAACCCTGCAATGGAGCTGCATCATACTCAATTCCTAAGAGCATCCCCATCAATGGAGCATGGGGTGGTTTTTGAGGAAACATGGGTGATGTGAAGGAGAGAGTGAGGAGAGAGAATGAGGAGAGGTTTGTATATCAATAGTTGATACATTCTTTACCTGCAATTGATAGTTTCTGCAcatgtagttatcatattaagtattaacaattatcaagttatttgtttacatgtacaaaaaacTATTAACAGTATGTACAAAATGGGTTAattgaaggtacaaaatttctgTATCAAGATTCGtgcaatataaaattataaaccctaatccatgatataacaattgtctTTTGGCACACTCTAATACCGCTCCATTGACCACAATTCGCCCATGGCCGAACTATACATGGAGGCATCGTCATCGTCGTCATTTTCCAAGCAAACAATTTGGGCTTTTGTAGATGCACGAGGAAAACGCAACAACTCCCTTAGGCTTTTGACAGCTATGGATGTGTCAATATCACTAGATTCCATAATAACAATTTTCTCTAGTGCGCGGGATTTTGAAAGCAACATTTTCACAAAAAGCATTTCGGTTGTGGATCCCCAAAATGAGTCAATCTTGATTGTGTTAAGCATCGTTAGATCTTGAACAATAAAGCAACCATTTGGATCCTCAAAAAGTCTTGAAGCAGCTTCTTTATCAAGTTTGCTTCCTTCCTATAactcaagaagaaatgaaagacATGCACAACTCTGAGGacatttgagaaagaaaaaccaGAAGAATCATATATGCATAATTGCCAAATTAAATGTATACTCAACCTGATAAGGCGTAGTTCCCAGTTCACATAGGTTGGGGCATTTTTGAAGCAATTGCATAGCAGCAGTGAGCTGCTTCCCACAACCAAAATGTAATTCATACAACCCCAATACTTGGAGATTTATTGCAGTTGCAAACAAAGATGCGTCCATATACTTGAAAAATggtaataaagaaagaaaaaaaattaggcaGACAATTAAGAACTTTAACAAGTCAGAAGGAAGCCATCCATTTGCATAAACCTAAGTAAAATGAGGAAGATCAGATTCTCACCAGCAAGGAAGAGCCACACAACCAAAGAGCTTTAATTGCTTTCAAATGTGGTGTCAACCATCTTGATTCAACCACATTATTCATAGAACCACGAACAAACAACATTTCAATTTTTGAAGCTGATCTCAAATTTATTAATCCCTCGACAATCAAAGAAATTCAACCTCTTAAGGTTAGGAATACTAATACTGGATGCAGTTCCATTAACAGTGCGCCTATTCAAATCAGACTCCCTCAGCTCAGGATAATAATTTGGAATCACTAGAGTAAATTTATTAACCGGCCCAGCACGGAAAAGGAGAATACTATTTATTATGTCAACTAGAGTTCTGCCTTTATCATCATGGCCCTTATTGACACTATATCTAGCACTACTTGAGAATTCCCAATCGAACGCAAGCCTCCCATACTGCAACCAAACATGATTCCAGTGGGTTGAGAGTGTAAGAATATAATAGAGGTGGAAAACTGATGATTCTATTCATATATCACAACCCTTTATATACAGGAAGAAGGTGATAACAACTAGTTATCTATATGCAAACTAACAGAGAATACTAAGGAGAGTCTAAGGATTTAAAATACAAGAAGaatcaacaatattaattagtaataataataaacaatattaatagtaataatcCTATTCCTTAATACGCCCCCGCCaatattaatagtaataatcCTATTCCTTAATACGCCCCCGCAAGATGGAGGAGCCATCAGAGACTCCCATCTTGGACCGAAAATGCTCAAATGAGCGTCTTCCCAACCCCTTTGTGAGAATATCATGCTCAAATGAGCGTCTTCCCAACCCCTTTGTGAGAATATCAACGATTTGGGAAGTAGTCGGAACATGCTGCACACGAAGTGTACCATTTATAATATGATCTCGAACAAAGAAGTAGTCCAACGCGAGATGCTTCGCCCATGGCAAAACCAAACATGGAGCGATTGTGTTCCAAGCAAACAATTTGGGCTTTTGTAGATGCACGAGGAAAACGCAACAACTCCCTTAGGCTTTTGACAGCTACAAATGTGTCAATATCTCTATATTCCAAAATAACAACTTTCTCTAGTGCTGGGGATTTTGAAAGcagcatttttaaaaaaagcatTTCGGCTGCGGATCCCGTAAATGATTCAATCTTGATTGTGTTAAGCATCTTTAGATCCTGAACAATAAAGCAACCGTTTGGATCCTCCAAAAGTCTTGAAGCAGCTTCTTTATCAGTTTTGCATACTTCCTATAACTCAATGAAAGACATGCACAACTTTGAGGacatttgagaaagaaaaaacagaaGAATCATATATGCACGATTGCCAAATTAAATGTATACTCAACCTGATAAGCCGTAATTCCCAGTTCACATAGGTTGGGGCATTTTTGAAGCAATTGCATAGTAGCAGTGAGCTGCTTCCCACAACCAAAACTTAAGTTATACAACCCCAGTACTTGGAGATTTATTGCAGTTGCAAACAAAGATGCGTCCATATACTTGAAAGATggtaataaagaaagaaaaaaaaattaggcaaaCAATTAAGAACTTTAACAAGCCCGAAGGAAGCCATCCATTTGCATAAAGTAAAATGAGGCAGATTAGATTCTTACCGGCAAGGAAGAGCCACACAACCAAAGAGCCTTAATTGCTTTCAAATGTGGTGTCAACCATCTTGATTCAACCACATCATGCACAGTAAGACGAACAGACAACATTTCAAGTTTTGAAGCTCTAATCTCAAATTTATTAATCCCTTGACAATCAAAGAAATTCAGCCTCTCAAGGTTAGGAATAGTAATACTACTAGAGGCATTTCCATTAACAGTGCGTCTAAATTCAACAGCCGAGCAAAATAATGAAGTGACATTGGAAAATATACCACCAACATTATTTGCCGGCAAATCAATATAGGTAACTTCAATAATCAGTTGCTTAATTGTCGGGCACAAGAGTATACAAAATGGCAACTTATATTCAGCAtatgaacaattaaaaaaaatgtcaacctCCTCCACACCATTTCTTGATAGAAAAAGACACCAACTATCAAAATCAGACTGCTGCAGCTGGGAATAATAATTATCAATCACTAGAGTAAATTTCTTAACCGGTCCAGCACGGGAAAGGAGAATTCTATTTATTATGTCAACGAGAGTTTTACCTTCATCATCGTGGCCCTGTTCGACACTATATGAGAAGTTATAATCGAACCCAAGCCTCCCATGCTGCAACCAAATATCATTCTAGTGGGTTGAGAGTAGAGCAGTTCTGGCAGCGTCTTCGATGGAcaaacactccaaaattctGTGCTTTACCTCTACCAACAGAGAACTTATCAAATCCCTACTTGCATCCGCTACCGTGGTTTTGCTTAGCCGACGTCGACCCATGTGCCACTCGAAATCAAAACCTAAAATCCTTCTATTCTTCAACTGTAAACATAGATTGGGGGAAACGTATGCGACAGTTTGATTTGAGCCCGAATGCTATCTTCAAGGGTTTAAATTAAGAGGGCGTTTGGTAAATAAGGaaagttttaattgtttttaggaATTTAAATGGTGAGAAAATTATCCAAACTGCAATCTTTGACTTCGGAACATAATCACATTCTATATATCAAGGAAAGTAAATTTCACTTAAAAGGGGTGTGATTCTTTCTGAGTATCTATCAACATTATTGAATTGCATATTTATCCTGTAACAATGATGTATTAGAGGTTTTAGAAATTTTCCTGAGAAAGTTTAAATAAAccaaatgtattaattaatttgtcagagttaatttaattattatagttTCAAAGTAACACGAAACATactaattaatttctattttctaaaGGAATATTGCTCTGTTTGGCAAAGTTTATTTAGGatcttatagcttattttaagctactaatgagctctaagctctgtttggtaatattttcaaaataagatAGTACCTTAAAATaagaacttattttgaaaaactaacttatataacttttcaaaaataagctagtagtttcctatttttttttgccatttatccttattattttaaataaataacatcatttaccctctcaattaaaaccctttggCCTTTTTCTCtgcaatatgtttggttgtaatttcaatttgacatttgtgtttgaacattaatttttgtatgaactaattttatgaattataaacattttattttattttatatattttcaaatatatgttcttactttataatttattaaaatatatttatttcattattttatattttaatatgtaaacaaacctatttagtagtctttttacatttttcagttgatcaaaaagctaattttatcaaacacttttaagtacaacagctcttcagattagcttataacttttcagctttcagctaagtttgtcaaacatagccggcctatatctatatctatatataagtGACTTTTTCAGCTCATTCTAAACAAagaatttagttttaaaatttgaaatcaatcaaattAATACATAGGagaaaaatacataatttgaaatattataatatataattaaaatacataccAAATCAATCATTTGAAATTCATTAACCTTTATTAgaatacataatacataattAAAACATAATCTCCTGTCAATGCATTAGAGATTTGTTAATctccatatataattttttttttaccaattaagaaCAATATATTTATGGCAAGCAATTCCAATTACGgttgaattataaaatattataattgccaaggaccttgtagtccagtggcatcaaacccttctctttattcgggaggtggtgggttcgagccttaatGGAGGCAATAttaactcttgtgcttcaataggttgagaaagtagttatctATCTctgaatagatactgcattgtaatagagttagtagtattcaaaaaaaaaatattataattattcatattttacGGTTGAAATATAGAATACTATAATTTTCTATATTTTACgatttgaatataaaatattataatcttacatatttttttcatatatcaaTTATGATTGGaatattataataagtttttattttgaatataaaatattataatcttacatattttttcatatatcaATTATGATTGGaatattataataagtttttatttttaatttctttttacatacaaatgaaaagacaatatatatttattaaggATTATCTTATCTGGAATTAAGGATTGTGCAATAGTTTCATCGTGATACACGGTGGTCGACGACATCTTGGAGCGGCGATGGTCGGTGTAGGCTACATGTGTAGGGGTGTGTAGTCGTGCACATTTGTGTGTGCatatattctttgttttcttctgtattttgtgtattcattgtACCCCCAACATTCTTTGTAGGTAAGGAGCCCCAGGTTGTGCGTCAACACCAAGTTGAATTACAAGTGAACAAGGATGAAAACGATCcacaaacaataaaatagtaATGGCGAAGGGAGAAGAGTGgagttttctttctttctttttccaaataaaaaacaaactttGTATATTCTATTCTTTTAGACATTGTAATAATGTGGTTAGTTATTAATTACACTGAGCATAATTTGTTggttgtaataaaattatttgttaaataGTTGATATTGAAACTACAATTCTAATAAGTAGTTTGTATACTCACTCATTTTGATCGAAGTGCAATCCATTCATTAAAAAGGTAGCACATGTGCATGTCAAAACAACAATGCAGAATTGAATGTCATAGTGCATGTGCAATTCAGTATGGGTGCACACTCTATTGCACGTAGAAGGACATAGTGCTATAAACAGAAGTGAATTTTTTTCTTGCTCATActagataaatattttaattttggaattTCAAATCGATATCTtcttaaaatttagtttaaaccgaaatatttttaattaagggGCTACTTACCTACTTTCTATCCATTGAAAAGACTATCATTATTTGTTAATTACTAAAGATCTGAATGCAATGAGCAGTTTAATGTTACGTGGAAGCTTTtacggcaaattatatcgtggaccatggtccacaatgcattgtggaccatgatcataactgatactctagttgtgttgaatggatactgcagcagttgtgttgaaaagatactgcagttgtgttgaaaggaaactgcagttgcacggaagagaggccgttcatccgttccacacaactgcagtatccgttcaacaaaGCTGcattatcttttcaacacaactgcagtatccgttcaacacaactgcagttccagatgaatgacacggcctctgttccgcacaaccgcagttccttttcaacacaactgcagtatcctttcaacacaactacaatatcctttcaacacaactgtagtatcaaccatgactcatggtccacagtataagtaCTGAGCTTTTACATCTCTTTGTGCCTCCACAAAAGCATAAATTGTTTACATCTAATGACTGCATGTCCTTCAAAGGTGTATGTAGTGGTGCACAACTACTCGTTTTTGGTATCCTTCAAAAGTAGACATTGTTAGTGAGTGTTTTTTATCATGCTTAGCTTTACATTAAAATGATTTAGTGTCCTTCAAAAGTAGACATTGTTAGTGAGTGTTTTTATCATGCTTAGCTTTACATTAAAATGATTTAGTGAGTAGTAATTGGACGGGGTTTTGCTTGTTAATTGGCAAACAATTCAATCTATGGAGTGCACAACACTCTTAGGTACAAAAGGCAAGAAAATACAACATACATGAAGTAATTTATTAACAATTCAAGAAAGTTACAATTTCATTGAAATAGAATCCGTGCAcatcatata from Ipomoea triloba cultivar NCNSP0323 chromosome 7, ASM357664v1 encodes:
- the LOC116026187 gene encoding uncharacterized protein LOC116026187 encodes the protein MNNVVESRWLTPHLKAIKALWLCGSSLLYMDASLFATAINLQVLGLYELHFGCGKQLTAAMQLLQKCPNLCELGTTPYQEGSKLDKEAASRLFEDPNGCFIVQDLTMLNTIKIDSFWGSTTEMLFVKMLLSKSRALEKIVIMESSDIDTSIAVKSLRELLRFPRASTKAQIVCLENDDDDDASMYSSAMGELWSMERY